Proteins encoded together in one Schistocerca americana isolate TAMUIC-IGC-003095 chromosome 8, iqSchAmer2.1, whole genome shotgun sequence window:
- the LOC124545241 gene encoding malate dehydrogenase, mitochondrial produces the protein MFSRVVRPQTVSVLQNGVRSISTSSQRHTKVAVLGASGGIGQPLSLLMKQSPLVSELSLYDIVNTPGVAADLSHIETPAKVKGYDGSNQLKDALKGCEVVIIPAGVPRKPGMTRDDLFNTNASIVRDLAQACAEVCPKAIIGIISNPVNSTVPIASEVLQKAGVYDPNRVFGVSTLDVVRANTFIAEAKGLDPTKVNIPVVGGHSGVTIIPLISQATPSVDFPKDQLKALTERIQEAGTEVVKAKAGAGSATLSMAYAGARFAFAVIRALKGEQNIVECAYVRSNVTEAKYFATPLLLGPGGIQKNLGLGKLSDFESELLKAAIPELKKNIQKGEDFVNKK, from the exons ATGTTTTCTCGCGTAGTGAGACCCCAGACCGTGTCAGTTTTGCAAAATGGTGTTAGAAGTATATCCACATCGTCGCAG aGACATACTAAAGTGGCTGTCCTAGGAGCAAGTGGAGGAATTGGCCAGCCTCTGTCATTATTAATGAAACAGTCTCCACTCGTATCAGAATTATCTCTCTACGATATTGTAAACACTCCAGGAGTTGCAGCCGACCTAAGTCACATTGAAACGCCAGCTAAAGTAAAGGGCTATGATGGTTCCAATCAGCTGAAG GATGCTCTGAAAGGTTGCGAGGTGGTGATCATCCCAGCTGGTGTACCAAGGAAACCCGGAATGACAAGAGATGACCTCTTCAACACAAATGCATCAATTGTGAGAGACCTTGCCCAGGCATGTGCTGAAGTGTGTCCAAAAGCTATTATTGGCATCATTTCAAACCCT GTAAACAGCACTGTACCTATTGCTTCAGAAGTTCTACAAAAAGCGGGAGTATACGATCCCAACAGGGTGTTTGGAGTTTCAACTTTAGATGTTGTACGAGCAAACACCTTTATTGCAGAAGCCAAG GGTCTGGACCCGACAAAGGTGAATATCCCGGTGGTGGGAGGTCACTCTGGAGTCACTATCATTCCTCTTATCTCTCAGGCAACTCCCAGTGTGGACTTCCCAAAGGATCAACTCAAAGCTCTTACTGAAAGAATACAG GAGGCTGGCACAGAAGTGGTGAAAGCAAAAGCTGGTGCTGGTTCAGCAACACTTTCAATGGCATATGCAGGTGCTCGCTTTGCATTTGCAGTGATCAGAGCCCTCAAGGGAGAACAAAATATTGTTGAATGTGCCTATGTCCGATCAAATGTTACAGAGGCAAAATACTTTGCAACACCTTTACTTCTTGGG cCTGGTGGTATACAGAAGAACCTTGGCCTTGGGAAGCTGTCTGACTTTGAGAGTGAGCTGCTAAAGGCAGCAATACCAGAACTAAAGAAGAACATACAGAAGGGAGAAGATTTTGTAAACAAGAAGTAA